A portion of the Limanda limanda chromosome 3, fLimLim1.1, whole genome shotgun sequence genome contains these proteins:
- the tdrd3 gene encoding tudor domain-containing protein 3 isoform X1 — protein MTELTDSLTREGWYLSDEGLAVLKGSAEKASHSDIIRIALDNDLRSTGRKFLPSDINSGRTEKLDGPCVLQVQKVRNISAPKDHEESQGAPRMLRLQMTDGHTTCVGLEYKHLSKISLNTPPGTKVKLLGTVEVKNGLLMLDDSKISVLGGEVYHMVEKWELQRSLAKHSRYHIGAEGGPPPFVQFGQKCARQDEVDSRDLDQRKTLQSLNVFKTAEENAEFEKQRTAAIAEVAKTKEGPRTFGGGGNAGSNLSTAASFSRGRDSYQQRRRDDRVERPESRPDENYRELVDEYALRDIIEMGFNREAARLALLDSNNNIEVALNCLLTGSTGSRPDPVVAEPIKPQPRGRGRGRGRGRGRSRNEDEEEGEGGRPSGPSTLFDFLESKMGVFSIDEPKNQAPQRHHESKPNFSNTDYYSKDSSQPKFSSHYDQRPQRNDRPPRFHRDTDFPKPGQEPLSNSTTSQTSAQPQHWKSQERWTRGTSDRAQFERREMRDEQIFPPPLATTCTRSKEPQQQIEFSGSYNQRPRNGDGGNMAGPSHRRGFKDNMSSPKENDPADIEVDGQVGNKRTDRIEEPNNSRRKGKTDRPNSEYYDRPRAVGPLNFKGGSSGVTQEVEKPQDIRFITVDPNNFQNGDMEHKRTGPIKPTNASCPPNREPTSRKTPSNNFGPKRRSGQGRGQGARGPEKGYIVEQALKPGDRCLALYWEDGKFYHARIDAVHPSGSTAVVVFSEYGNCEEVLLYNIKPIAPDSLEEDDGYYDSSLEFRRGGDGQPRRTRPTQHFYQPPRARD, from the exons ATGACCGAGTTGACAGATTCCCTGACGAGAGAGGGCTG GTACCTCAGTGATGAAGGCCTAGCAGTGCTGAAAGGATCTGCTGAGAAAGCATCACACAGCGACATCATTCGCATTGCACTTGAT AATGATCTTAGGTCTACTGGAAGGAAATTTCTACCATCTGATATCAACAGTGGAAGAACTGAGAAG TTGGATGGTCCATGTGTTCTCCAGGTGCAGAAGGTGAGGAACATCTCGGCTCCTAAAGACCATGAGGAGTCCCAGGGCGCACCGCGAATGCTGCGCCTCCAAATGACAGATGGGCACACCACCTGTGTTGGACTGGAGTATAAACACCTGTCTAAGATCAG TCTTAACACCCCTCCTGGAACAAAGGTGAAGCTCCTCGGAACTGTCGAAGTTAAAAATGGTCTTTTGATGCTCGATGACTCAAAAATCTCCGTCCTTGGAGGAGAGGTTTATCACATGGTGGAGAAATGGGAACTGCAAAGG AGTCTGGCCAAACACAGCAGGTATCACATCGGAGCAGAAGGAGGACCTCCTCCCTTTGTGCAATTTGGTCAG AAATGTGCAAGGCAGGATGAAGTGGACAGCAGAGACCTCGACCAGAGGAAAACCCTGCAGAGTCTCAATGTGTTCAAAACCGCTGAGGAGAACGCTGAGTTTGAAAAGCAGCGGACAGCAGCAATCGCTGAGGTGGCCAAGACCAAAGAG GGTCCCCGCACATTTGGAGGTGGAGGAAATGCAGGCAGTAATTTATCCACCGCTGCTTCCTTCTCCCGGGGCAGAGACTCGTACCAACAGAGGAGACGAGACGACAGGGTTGAAAGACCCGAAAGCAGACCGGATGAAAATTACAGAGAGCTG gtggatgAATATGCGCTGAGAGACATCATTGAGATGGGCTTTAACAGGGAGGCTGCTCGACTGGCCCTATTGGATAGTAACAACAATATAGAAGTGGCACTAAACTGCCTACTGACTGGATCTACTGGAAGCAGACCAGACCCTGTGGTAGCTGAGCCTATCAAGCCCCAACCCAGAG gcagaggaagaggaagaggaagaggaagaggccggtccagaaatgaagatgaggaggagggagaagggggaagGCCATCTGGTCCGAGCACACTGTTTGACTTCCTGGAATCTAAGATGGGAGTTTTCTCCATCGATG AGCCAAAGAACCAGGCACCTCAGAGACATCACGAGAGTAAACCAAATTTCTCCAACACGGACTATTACTCTAAGGACTCATCTCAACCCAAGTTCTCCTCACATTATGACCAAAGGCCACAAAGGAATGACAGACCACCTCGCTTCCACAGGGACACTGATTTTCCTAAACCAGGCCAGGAGCCTCTCTCTAACTCTACCACCTCCCAAACATCAGCTCAGCCTCAGCATTGGAAGAGCCAGGAGAGATGGACACGAGGGACGTCAGACAGAGCGCAGtttgagaggagggagatgcgAGATGAGCAgatttttcctcctcctcttgcgaCGACTTGCACTCGTTCAAAAGAACCTCAACAGCAGATTGAGTTCAGTGGCTCTTACAACCAGAGACCCAGAAATGGAGATGGTGGGAACATGGCTGGACCATCTCACAGGAGAGGGTTTAAAGACAATATGTCCTCGCCTAAAGAGAATGATCCTGCAGACATTGAGGTGGATGGACAAGTAGGTAATAAGCGTACAGACAGAATTGAGGAACCCAACAACAGCAGGAGGAAGGGGAAGACTGACCGGCCGAACTCAGAATACTACGATCGACCAAGGGCAGTTGGACCACTCAACTTCAAGGGAGGAAGCTCAGGGGTGACCCAAGAAGTGGAGAAACCACAAGATATCCGGTTCATAACAGTGGATCCTAATAATTTCCAAAATGGAGATATGGAGCACAAAAGAACTGGGCCAATCAAGCCAACAAACGCATCGTGTCCCCCCAACAGGGAGCCTACCTCCAGGAAGACCCCTTCTAACAACTTCGGACCTAAAAGAAGGTCAGGACAAGGCCGAGGTCAAGGTGCCAGAGGACCAGAGAAAGGTTATATTGTGGAACAGGCTTTGAAACCTGGAGACCGGTGTCTGGCTCTCTACTGGGAAGACGGCAAG TTCTACCACGCCAGAATAGATGCTGTGCATCCATCGGGCTCCACGGCCGTGGTCGTGTTTAGCGAGTACGGAAACTGTGAAGAGGTTCTGCTGTATAACATTAAACCTATTGCTCCTGATTCATTG gaggaagatgatggcTACTATGACAGTTCACTGGAGTTTCGCCGTGGGGGAGATGGACAGCCGAGACGAACGAGACCCACGCAGCATTTTTACCAACCACCCAGGGCACGAGattga
- the tdrd3 gene encoding tudor domain-containing protein 3 isoform X2, whose amino-acid sequence MTELTDSLTREGWYLSDEGLAVLKGSAEKASHSDIIRIALDNDLRSTGRKFLPSDINSGRTEKLDGPCVLQVQKVRNISAPKDHEESQGAPRMLRLQMTDGHTTCVGLEYKHLSKISLNTPPGTKVKLLGTVEVKNGLLMLDDSKISVLGGEVYHMVEKWELQRSLAKHSRYHIGAEGGPPPFVQFGQKCARQDEVDSRDLDQRKTLQSLNVFKTAEENAEFEKQRTAAIAEVAKTKEGPRTFGGGGNAGSNLSTAASFSRGRDSYQQRRRDDRVERPESRPDENYRELVDEYALRDIIEMGFNREAARLALLDSNNNIEVALNCLLTGSTGSRPDPVVAEPIKPQPRGRGRGRGRGRSRNEDEEEGEGGRPSGPSTLFDFLESKMGVFSIDEPKNQAPQRHHESKPNFSNTDYYSKDSSQPKFSSHYDQRPQRNDRPPRFHRDTDFPKPGQEPLSNSTTSQTSAQPQHWKSQERWTRGTSDRAQFERREMRDEQIFPPPLATTCTRSKEPQQQIEFSGSYNQRPRNGDGGNMAGPSHRRGFKDNMSSPKENDPADIEVDGQVGNKRTDRIEEPNNSRRKGKTDRPNSEYYDRPRAVGPLNFKGGSSGVTQEVEKPQDIRFITVDPNNFQNGDMEHKRTGPIKPTNASCPPNREPTSRKTPSNNFGPKRRSGQGRGQGARGPEKGYIVEQALKPGDRCLALYWEDGKFYHARIDAVHPSGSTAVVVFSEYGNCEEVLLYNIKPIAPDSLEEDDGYYDSSLEFRRGGDGQPRRTRPTQHFYQPPRARD is encoded by the exons ATGACCGAGTTGACAGATTCCCTGACGAGAGAGGGCTG GTACCTCAGTGATGAAGGCCTAGCAGTGCTGAAAGGATCTGCTGAGAAAGCATCACACAGCGACATCATTCGCATTGCACTTGAT AATGATCTTAGGTCTACTGGAAGGAAATTTCTACCATCTGATATCAACAGTGGAAGAACTGAGAAG TTGGATGGTCCATGTGTTCTCCAGGTGCAGAAGGTGAGGAACATCTCGGCTCCTAAAGACCATGAGGAGTCCCAGGGCGCACCGCGAATGCTGCGCCTCCAAATGACAGATGGGCACACCACCTGTGTTGGACTGGAGTATAAACACCTGTCTAAGATCAG TCTTAACACCCCTCCTGGAACAAAGGTGAAGCTCCTCGGAACTGTCGAAGTTAAAAATGGTCTTTTGATGCTCGATGACTCAAAAATCTCCGTCCTTGGAGGAGAGGTTTATCACATGGTGGAGAAATGGGAACTGCAAAGG AGTCTGGCCAAACACAGCAGGTATCACATCGGAGCAGAAGGAGGACCTCCTCCCTTTGTGCAATTTGGTCAG AAATGTGCAAGGCAGGATGAAGTGGACAGCAGAGACCTCGACCAGAGGAAAACCCTGCAGAGTCTCAATGTGTTCAAAACCGCTGAGGAGAACGCTGAGTTTGAAAAGCAGCGGACAGCAGCAATCGCTGAGGTGGCCAAGACCAAAGAG GGTCCCCGCACATTTGGAGGTGGAGGAAATGCAGGCAGTAATTTATCCACCGCTGCTTCCTTCTCCCGGGGCAGAGACTCGTACCAACAGAGGAGACGAGACGACAGGGTTGAAAGACCCGAAAGCAGACCGGATGAAAATTACAGAGAGCTG gtggatgAATATGCGCTGAGAGACATCATTGAGATGGGCTTTAACAGGGAGGCTGCTCGACTGGCCCTATTGGATAGTAACAACAATATAGAAGTGGCACTAAACTGCCTACTGACTGGATCTACTGGAAGCAGACCAGACCCTGTGGTAGCTGAGCCTATCAAGCCCCAACCCAGAG gaagaggaagaggaagaggaagaggccggtccagaaatgaagatgaggaggagggagaagggggaagGCCATCTGGTCCGAGCACACTGTTTGACTTCCTGGAATCTAAGATGGGAGTTTTCTCCATCGATG AGCCAAAGAACCAGGCACCTCAGAGACATCACGAGAGTAAACCAAATTTCTCCAACACGGACTATTACTCTAAGGACTCATCTCAACCCAAGTTCTCCTCACATTATGACCAAAGGCCACAAAGGAATGACAGACCACCTCGCTTCCACAGGGACACTGATTTTCCTAAACCAGGCCAGGAGCCTCTCTCTAACTCTACCACCTCCCAAACATCAGCTCAGCCTCAGCATTGGAAGAGCCAGGAGAGATGGACACGAGGGACGTCAGACAGAGCGCAGtttgagaggagggagatgcgAGATGAGCAgatttttcctcctcctcttgcgaCGACTTGCACTCGTTCAAAAGAACCTCAACAGCAGATTGAGTTCAGTGGCTCTTACAACCAGAGACCCAGAAATGGAGATGGTGGGAACATGGCTGGACCATCTCACAGGAGAGGGTTTAAAGACAATATGTCCTCGCCTAAAGAGAATGATCCTGCAGACATTGAGGTGGATGGACAAGTAGGTAATAAGCGTACAGACAGAATTGAGGAACCCAACAACAGCAGGAGGAAGGGGAAGACTGACCGGCCGAACTCAGAATACTACGATCGACCAAGGGCAGTTGGACCACTCAACTTCAAGGGAGGAAGCTCAGGGGTGACCCAAGAAGTGGAGAAACCACAAGATATCCGGTTCATAACAGTGGATCCTAATAATTTCCAAAATGGAGATATGGAGCACAAAAGAACTGGGCCAATCAAGCCAACAAACGCATCGTGTCCCCCCAACAGGGAGCCTACCTCCAGGAAGACCCCTTCTAACAACTTCGGACCTAAAAGAAGGTCAGGACAAGGCCGAGGTCAAGGTGCCAGAGGACCAGAGAAAGGTTATATTGTGGAACAGGCTTTGAAACCTGGAGACCGGTGTCTGGCTCTCTACTGGGAAGACGGCAAG TTCTACCACGCCAGAATAGATGCTGTGCATCCATCGGGCTCCACGGCCGTGGTCGTGTTTAGCGAGTACGGAAACTGTGAAGAGGTTCTGCTGTATAACATTAAACCTATTGCTCCTGATTCATTG gaggaagatgatggcTACTATGACAGTTCACTGGAGTTTCGCCGTGGGGGAGATGGACAGCCGAGACGAACGAGACCCACGCAGCATTTTTACCAACCACCCAGGGCACGAGattga